Part of the Streptococcaceae bacterium ESL0687 genome is shown below.
AGATTTCTATGACTACAATTCCAAATATATTGACAATAAAATTACCATGGATATCCCGGCCCATATTGATGCGCCTGTTATGGAAGAGATGCGTCACTATGCTGAACTTGCTTATAAGACAGTCAATGGTTCAGGCCTTAGCCGTTGCGACTTCTTCCTGACAGCAGATAACAAGTTCTACCTAAATGAGATTAATGCCATTCCAGGGTTCACTCAATTTTCAATGTATCCTCTTCTTTGGGAAGGTATGGGTCTTTCTTATTCAAATCTGATTGAAGAGTTGATTAAATTAGCTAAAGAAGCCTTTAATGAACGTGAGGGACATTTAAAATGAAACTAAGTTTATATGAAGTAGCAAAAGTTGTTGGGGCAAAAAACAAGATTGAGGAATTTTCTGACCTTGAACTGACTGGTACCGAATTTGATAGCAGAAAAATTAAGGCAGGAGATCTTTTCTTACCTTTAAAAGGTGAGCGTGATGGTCATGACTTTATTTCCAAGGCATTTGAAAATGGGGCAGTAGCTAGCTTGTCTGAAAAAGATGTTGAAGGTCATCCCTATCTTTTGGTTGATGATGTGCTCAAAGCCTTTCAAGACTTGGCCCGTTATGTCCTTGATAAAACAGGAGTTGATGTTATTGCTGTAACTGGTAGTAATGGTAAGACTACTACAAAAGACATGATTGCCTCAGTCCTTGAAACAACCTACAAGACCTATAAGACTCAAGGTAATTATAATAATGAAATAGGCCTTCCTTATACAGTTCTTCATATGCCGCAGGGAACAGAAAAATTAGTTCTTGAAATGGGGCAAGACCATCTGGGTGATATTCATAGTTTAAGTGAAATCGCAAGACCTAAGATTTCTGTGATTACAATGATTGGTGAAAGCCACATTGAATTCTTTGGTAGCCGTGAAAAAATTGCTGAGGGTAAGATGCAGATTGTTGATGGAATGAAAGCTGGGACGCTAATTGCTCCTGCTGATAAAATTATCAATCAGTATTTACCAGAAAATCAAAAAATTGTCCGTTTTGGGCCGAATGAAGACATTTATATTTCTAATCTTTACTCGCATGCGGACTACCAAACCTTCGATCTAAATTTCATGGACCGTGAACTGACAGTTCCCCTGCCAGGTAAATTT
Proteins encoded:
- a CDS encoding UDP-N-acetylmuramoyl-tripeptide--D-alanyl-D-alanine ligase — protein: MKLSLYEVAKVVGAKNKIEEFSDLELTGTEFDSRKIKAGDLFLPLKGERDGHDFISKAFENGAVASLSEKDVEGHPYLLVDDVLKAFQDLARYVLDKTGVDVIAVTGSNGKTTTKDMIASVLETTYKTYKTQGNYNNEIGLPYTVLHMPQGTEKLVLEMGQDHLGDIHSLSEIARPKISVITMIGESHIEFFGSREKIAEGKMQIVDGMKAGTLIAPADKIINQYLPENQKIVRFGPNEDIYISNLYSHADYQTFDLNFMDRELTVPLPGKFNATNAMLAAYVGKLEGVTEENIKRGLQEDLKVTGNRTEWLKAANGADILSDVYNANPTAMRLMLETFQELENNPGGKKAVVLADMKELGENSKMYHSMMITAIDPEKIDRLYLYGEEMEALVEYAKDIFEKGHLKFYRKDLDKDELDDLIKDVAEDLGENDQILLKGSNSMKLSEVVKGLLPQD